A portion of the Deferribacterota bacterium genome contains these proteins:
- the pdhA gene encoding pyruvate dehydrogenase (acetyl-transferring) E1 component subunit alpha has protein sequence MNIPNNDLITMYEKMLRIRAFEEKVIELFARGELFGFVHCYVGEEAVSVGVCQQLSDDDYITSTHRGHGHLIAKGGIVKFMMAELYGKATGYCKGKGGSMHIADASKGILGANGIVGAGIPIATGAALSIKYRGTDQVAVSFFGDGATNRGSFHEALNLASIWNLPVVFVCENNRYGEFMAQNKHQKISNIADRASSYAIPGVVVDGNDIFAVYSETEKAIKRARSGEGPTLIECKTCRMRGHFEGDPQNYRDKKEIEEWKKKDPIDRLKKYLLDNNICEDSTLKDITSNINKEIDEAVEFAKSSPYPVAEEALEDVYTDLIEEARK, from the coding sequence ATGAATATCCCAAACAATGATTTAATAACAATGTATGAAAAAATGCTCCGCATTAGGGCCTTTGAAGAGAAAGTAATAGAGCTCTTTGCTAGAGGTGAGCTATTTGGTTTTGTCCATTGTTATGTGGGAGAAGAGGCTGTTAGTGTGGGTGTTTGTCAGCAATTAAGTGATGATGACTATATAACCTCAACCCATAGAGGTCACGGTCATTTAATTGCTAAGGGTGGTATTGTCAAATTTATGATGGCTGAACTATATGGGAAAGCTACTGGTTATTGTAAGGGCAAAGGTGGTTCTATGCATATTGCAGATGCCTCAAAGGGGATACTTGGTGCCAATGGCATTGTAGGAGCTGGTATACCAATAGCTACTGGTGCAGCCCTATCAATTAAATATAGAGGCACTGATCAAGTTGCTGTATCTTTCTTTGGAGATGGAGCAACAAATAGAGGATCTTTCCATGAAGCACTAAATCTAGCCTCTATCTGGAATTTACCTGTTGTCTTTGTCTGTGAAAATAATAGGTACGGTGAATTTATGGCTCAAAATAAACATCAAAAGATCTCTAATATTGCTGACAGGGCTAGCTCTTATGCTATACCAGGTGTTGTTGTTGACGGCAATGATATATTTGCAGTCTATAGTGAAACAGAAAAAGCTATAAAAAGGGCTCGTAGTGGAGAAGGGCCAACCTTAATAGAGTGTAAGACATGTAGAATGAGAGGTCATTTTGAGGGTGACCCTCAGAACTACAGAGATAAAAAGGAGATAGAAGAGTGGAAGAAGAAAGACCCCATTGATAGATTAAAAAAATACCTATTAGATAATAATATTTGTGAGGATTCAACGTTAAAAGATATTACAAGTAATATAAATAAAGAGATAGATGAGGCAGTAGAATTCGCAAAATCTAGTCCCTATCCAGTAGCAGAAGAAGCCTTGGAAGATGTATATACTGATTTAATTGAGGAGGCAAGAAAATGA
- a CDS encoding alpha-ketoacid dehydrogenase subunit beta: MKEMRFAEAICEAIAYEMRRDKNVFLLGEDVSIGVFGVTKKLFKEFGPSRVMDTPISEEAIAGAAVGAAATGLRPIAEIMFMDFITVAMDEIVNQAAKMRYMFGGKITLPLIIRCAAGAGIQGAAQHSQSLEAWLVHTPGLKVAYPSTPNDAIGLYLSAIRDDNPTIVIENKMLYASKGMVDEEFSPIPFGKADIKKEGSDVTVIATGVCVLKALECANKLEGEGISCEVIDPRTLFPFDKETIFNSIKKTNRVVIVTEENRRGAFSAEISALIAEEAFDNLDAPIVRIGSINTPVPFSKVLEDYYLPSTSDIEKGIKSFF; encoded by the coding sequence ATGAAAGAGATGAGATTTGCAGAAGCAATTTGTGAGGCTATTGCCTATGAGATGAGAAGGGATAAAAATGTCTTTTTATTAGGTGAGGATGTATCAATTGGGGTATTTGGTGTAACAAAAAAGTTATTTAAGGAATTTGGCCCTTCAAGGGTAATGGATACCCCAATATCAGAAGAGGCTATAGCAGGGGCTGCAGTGGGTGCTGCAGCTACAGGCTTAAGGCCTATTGCAGAGATTATGTTTATGGATTTTATAACAGTTGCTATGGATGAGATTGTAAATCAGGCTGCTAAGATGAGGTATATGTTTGGGGGTAAAATTACCCTACCTTTAATAATTAGATGTGCAGCAGGGGCAGGTATACAGGGTGCTGCCCAGCACTCCCAGAGTTTAGAGGCTTGGCTTGTTCACACCCCAGGGCTTAAGGTAGCCTATCCTTCAACACCAAATGATGCAATAGGGCTTTATCTTTCTGCAATCAGAGATGATAACCCAACAATAGTTATTGAGAATAAAATGCTATATGCATCAAAGGGGATGGTAGATGAAGAATTTAGCCCCATACCGTTTGGTAAAGCTGATATTAAAAAAGAAGGAAGCGATGTTACAGTTATTGCAACAGGGGTTTGTGTATTAAAAGCATTAGAGTGTGCAAACAAACTAGAAGGTGAGGGTATAAGCTGTGAAGTAATTGATCCTAGGACACTCTTTCCCTTTGACAAGGAAACCATCTTTAACTCAATCAAAAAGACAAATAGAGTAGTTATTGTTACTGAAGAAAATAGAAGGGGTGCTTTCTCAGCTGAGATATCAGCTTTGATAGCAGAAGAGGCCTTTGATAATCTTGATGCCCCTATTGTAAGGATTGGTTCAATTAACACACCGGTTCCCTTCTCTAAGGTTTTAGAGGATTACTATCTACCCTCAACAAGTGATATTGAAAAGGGTATAAAATCATTTTTTTAA
- a CDS encoding TOBE domain-containing protein yields MTSVMTLDSLKELNLDIGDEVVALTKAVNVVLVK; encoded by the coding sequence ATAACATCGGTTATGACATTAGATTCCTTAAAGGAATTGAATTTAGATATTGGAGATGAGGTAGTTGCTCTTACAAAAGCAGTAAATGTTGTATTAGTAAAGTAA